A stretch of the Azorhizobium caulinodans ORS 571 genome encodes the following:
- a CDS encoding amidohydrolase: MDLDLLLRKARLSDGRRVVIGIADGRIALIEEEGAPVPPARESLDLANAVVLPGFTDGHLHLDKTLLGLPWRPHDAAPSVRARIEAEKAFRRGECSTLAERGAEKLLELALRHGTTSLRTHVDIDDVTRLDYLAQVLEIRERWRGRVDIQIVAFPQSGILSCPPVADLLEEALRMGADLVGGLDPLGHDGDLHAPLDVVFGLAERHGRGIDIHLHDGGEAGLSEIMEIAHRTKVTGLGGTVTISHAFALADADARAFDAVAGLLREAGVAILSSIPGGDRCPPLLRLREAGVSVFFGSDNVRDCWNPASVVGMADRTMLATYRFGLRTDADIAGLIDHVTRIPHAVTGLGPGTLAPGAPADLLAFDVETVPQIVVERRLPTLVMKGGVRQV; this comes from the coding sequence ATGGACCTCGATCTCTTGCTGCGCAAGGCCCGCCTGTCGGACGGGCGGCGCGTCGTCATCGGCATCGCCGATGGGCGCATCGCATTGATCGAGGAAGAGGGCGCCCCCGTTCCTCCGGCGCGGGAGAGCCTCGATCTTGCGAACGCGGTCGTGCTGCCGGGCTTCACCGATGGCCATCTGCATCTCGACAAGACGCTGCTCGGCCTGCCCTGGCGGCCCCATGACGCCGCGCCGTCCGTCCGGGCCCGGATCGAGGCGGAGAAGGCGTTCCGGCGCGGCGAGTGCTCGACACTGGCGGAACGCGGCGCCGAGAAGCTGCTGGAATTGGCGCTGCGCCACGGCACCACCAGCCTGCGCACGCATGTGGACATCGACGACGTGACGCGGCTCGATTATCTGGCACAGGTGCTGGAGATCAGGGAGCGCTGGCGCGGACGGGTGGACATCCAGATCGTCGCCTTTCCCCAGAGCGGCATCCTCTCCTGCCCGCCGGTGGCTGATCTGCTGGAGGAGGCGTTGCGCATGGGCGCCGATCTTGTGGGCGGCCTCGACCCGCTGGGCCATGACGGCGATCTCCACGCGCCGCTCGATGTGGTCTTCGGGCTCGCCGAGCGCCACGGACGGGGCATCGACATCCATCTGCATGATGGGGGCGAAGCCGGCCTGTCCGAGATCATGGAGATTGCGCACCGCACGAAGGTGACGGGCCTCGGAGGCACCGTCACCATCAGCCATGCCTTCGCGCTGGCGGATGCCGATGCACGCGCCTTCGACGCGGTGGCGGGCCTGCTGCGGGAGGCGGGCGTTGCCATCCTCTCCAGCATTCCTGGCGGGGACCGCTGTCCGCCGCTCCTGCGGCTGCGGGAGGCTGGCGTCAGCGTCTTCTTCGGCTCGGACAATGTGCGCGACTGCTGGAATCCGGCGAGCGTCGTCGGCATGGCCGACCGCACGATGCTTGCCACCTACCGCTTCGGCTTGCGGACGGACGCGGACATCGCCGGCCTCATCGATCACGTCACCCGCATTCCCCATGCCGTGACGGGCCTCGGGCCGGGCACGCTTGCGCCCGGCGCACCGGCGGACTTGCTCGCCTTCGACGTGGAGACCGTGCCCCAGATCGTGGTGGAGCGCCGCCTGCCCACGCTGGTGATGAAGGGCGGTGTTCGGCAGGTGTGA
- a CDS encoding RidA family protein, with protein sequence MSAPEIIEVPVVSEAIRRLGAPTSALVRAGGLLFTCGMPPLDLATGAIVGGPIEVQAECSLDALAFALAHAGSSLDRVVKATVFVTDPALMGPVNRIYAARFTGGFPARTSAAIKPWSQPFDIEIECVAMA encoded by the coding sequence ATGTCCGCCCCCGAAATCATCGAGGTGCCCGTGGTGTCCGAGGCGATCCGTCGCCTCGGCGCCCCCACGTCCGCGCTGGTGCGCGCGGGCGGCCTCCTCTTCACCTGCGGCATGCCGCCCCTCGACCTCGCAACCGGCGCCATCGTAGGCGGTCCCATCGAGGTTCAGGCGGAATGTTCGCTGGACGCTCTTGCCTTTGCCCTCGCCCACGCTGGCTCCTCGCTGGACCGCGTGGTGAAGGCCACCGTCTTCGTCACCGACCCGGCTCTGATGGGCCCCGTCAACCGGATCTATGCGGCCCGCTTCACCGGCGGCTTTCCCGCGCGCACCTCGGCCGCTATCAAACCCTGGTCCCAGCCCTTCGACATCGAGATCGAGTGCGTGGCTATGGCGTGA
- a CDS encoding Zn-dependent hydrolase: protein MHRHANLRPNMDRLWSTLARSAEIGTTARGGLRRLALTAEDGEVRRVFQRWCEEAGCQLTVDGIGNMFAVRPGQEADGKVVLVGSHLDTQIKGGRFDGILGVLAGLEVIRTLNDHGIETRLPVAVVNWTNEEGARFEPPMIGSAIFTGDKSLDFALSRTDKDGITLGAALDAISFRGTGGLRPDQCDSLFELHIEQGPRLDAAKIQLGVVTGAFAVRGFVVEVIGETGHVGPTPMPDRHNALVGAAHVTLAIEEIGWELHPTGGKSTTMRLVAEPNLLGILPDRVEMTCDMRHPDNAVVSQALERFIARLPELEAKSRCKIRLHEGWSYGGMAFDRDRVGLVRGAAEALGYTHMDMLTEAGHDAMHVANHLPTAMIFTPCEGGLSHNELENVTLADIEPGVNVLLQAVLARAA from the coding sequence ATGCATCGCCACGCCAACCTGCGTCCCAACATGGATCGGCTCTGGTCCACGCTCGCGCGCTCGGCCGAGATCGGCACGACAGCGCGTGGCGGGCTGCGCCGCCTCGCGCTCACGGCCGAGGATGGCGAAGTGCGCCGCGTCTTTCAGCGCTGGTGCGAGGAAGCGGGCTGCCAGCTCACCGTCGATGGCATCGGCAACATGTTCGCGGTGCGACCGGGGCAGGAAGCTGACGGCAAGGTGGTGCTGGTGGGCAGTCATCTTGACACCCAGATCAAGGGCGGCCGCTTCGACGGCATCCTCGGCGTTCTGGCCGGCCTCGAAGTGATCCGCACCCTGAACGACCACGGCATCGAGACCCGCCTGCCCGTGGCGGTGGTGAACTGGACCAATGAGGAAGGCGCCCGTTTCGAGCCGCCCATGATCGGCTCGGCCATCTTCACTGGCGACAAGAGCCTCGATTTCGCGCTCTCGCGCACCGACAAGGACGGCATCACCCTTGGGGCCGCCCTCGATGCTATCTCCTTCCGCGGCACCGGCGGCCTGCGGCCGGACCAATGCGACAGCCTGTTCGAGCTGCATATCGAGCAGGGACCGCGTCTGGATGCGGCGAAGATCCAGCTCGGCGTCGTTACCGGCGCCTTCGCGGTGCGCGGCTTCGTGGTGGAGGTGATCGGCGAGACCGGCCACGTCGGCCCCACGCCCATGCCCGACCGGCACAATGCGCTGGTCGGCGCGGCCCATGTCACGCTGGCCATCGAGGAGATCGGCTGGGAGCTTCATCCCACCGGCGGCAAGTCCACCACCATGCGCCTTGTGGCCGAGCCGAACCTGCTCGGCATCCTGCCGGATCGGGTGGAGATGACCTGCGACATGCGCCATCCCGACAATGCGGTGGTCTCGCAGGCGCTGGAGCGCTTCATCGCGCGGCTCCCCGAGCTTGAGGCGAAGTCCCGCTGCAAGATCCGCCTTCATGAGGGCTGGTCCTATGGCGGCATGGCCTTCGACAGGGATCGCGTCGGCCTCGTGCGCGGCGCGGCCGAAGCCCTGGGCTATACGCACATGGATATGCTGACAGAGGCCGGTCACGACGCCATGCACGTGGCCAACCACCTGCCCACGGCGATGATCTTCACCCCCTGCGAGGGCGGCCTCTCCCATAACGAACTGGAGAATGTCACCCTCGCTGATATTGAGCCGGGCGTGAACGTGCTGCTTCAGGCCGTGCTCGCGCGCGCCGCGTGA
- a CDS encoding MFS transporter has product MNDHVPVRATAARAPQPRSMRKIAFASVIGTTVEWYDLFVFGTASALVFNKVFFPSFDPLAGTLLAFGTFASAYLARIVGAALFGHFGDRLGRKSMLLTSLLIMGLATFAIGLLPNYSVIGIWAPILLLTLRLIQGLALGGEWGGAVLMAVEHAPDNRRGLYGSWVQIGVPAGTLLANFAFLIANALMSTEALVSWGWRIPFLVSILLVAVGLYVRLNTAETPSFQKVKTAGAQASVPFVALMAKNWKRVVLGGVATMSTGTSFNLIVAFGLTYGTQTLGFSRNEMLSIALLSCGACLLLLPAFGLLSDVIGRKPVIVGGIIAEAIVAFPLFWLMDTKVFSLALVGYLLMMTAFAANYGPIATFLAELFGTKVRYSGLSISYMLSGVLGSAATPIVTTALLQATGTGSSVAWYMIGSAAISTIALLMLVETLKADLAEAH; this is encoded by the coding sequence ATGAACGACCATGTCCCCGTGCGCGCCACCGCGGCCCGCGCGCCCCAGCCACGCAGCATGCGCAAGATCGCCTTCGCGAGCGTCATCGGCACCACCGTCGAGTGGTACGATCTGTTCGTCTTCGGCACCGCATCGGCGCTCGTCTTCAACAAGGTGTTCTTTCCGAGCTTCGATCCGCTCGCCGGCACGCTGCTGGCGTTCGGCACCTTCGCTTCGGCCTATCTTGCGCGCATCGTTGGTGCGGCGCTCTTCGGCCACTTCGGCGACAGGCTCGGCCGCAAGTCCATGCTGTTGACCTCTTTGCTCATCATGGGGCTCGCCACCTTCGCCATAGGCCTCCTACCGAACTATTCGGTCATCGGCATTTGGGCTCCGATCCTCCTTCTGACGCTCCGGCTCATTCAGGGCCTCGCGCTGGGCGGCGAATGGGGTGGTGCGGTGCTCATGGCGGTGGAACATGCGCCGGACAACCGCCGGGGCCTCTATGGCTCCTGGGTGCAGATCGGCGTGCCCGCCGGCACGCTGCTCGCCAATTTCGCCTTCCTCATCGCCAATGCGCTCATGTCCACGGAGGCGCTCGTCTCCTGGGGCTGGCGCATTCCATTCCTGGTCAGCATCCTGCTGGTGGCGGTCGGGCTTTACGTGCGGCTCAACACGGCCGAGACGCCGTCCTTCCAGAAGGTGAAGACGGCGGGCGCGCAAGCGAGCGTTCCTTTCGTCGCGCTGATGGCGAAGAACTGGAAGCGGGTGGTTCTGGGCGGTGTCGCCACCATGTCCACCGGCACCTCCTTCAATCTCATCGTCGCCTTCGGCCTCACCTATGGCACGCAGACGCTGGGCTTCTCGCGCAATGAGATGCTCTCCATCGCGCTCCTGTCCTGCGGTGCCTGCCTGCTGCTGCTTCCGGCCTTCGGCCTCCTCTCCGACGTGATCGGCCGCAAGCCGGTGATCGTCGGCGGCATCATCGCGGAGGCCATCGTTGCCTTCCCGCTGTTCTGGCTCATGGACACCAAGGTCTTCAGCCTCGCGCTGGTCGGCTATCTGCTGATGATGACGGCGTTCGCCGCCAATTACGGGCCGATCGCCACCTTCCTCGCGGAGCTGTTCGGCACCAAGGTGCGTTATTCGGGCCTGTCCATCAGCTACATGCTCTCCGGCGTGCTGGGCAGCGCGGCGACGCCCATCGTCACCACGGCACTGCTTCAGGCGACCGGCACGGGATCGTCGGTCGCCTGGTACATGATCGGCTCGGCTGCCATCTCGACCATCGCGCTGCTGATGCTGGTGGAGACGCTGAAGGCCGATCTCGCCGAAGCGCACTGA
- a CDS encoding LysR family transcriptional regulator, whose amino-acid sequence MPPSRHWTHGLDWNLLRTFLVIAEERSVTRAAERLLLQQPSVSAALKRLEETCECRLFERGCRPMRLTPQGEALYQQCRELYRAILTLDPGIAPSSSSLTGLVRIEIVTHLVNSGLDAVVRRLNAKHPGISYNVEVSSSYGIVRAVSQQLTPFGICLLAKPLPTLSCRFLFRERFGVFCGRGHRLFGVEAIDFDAIRNEPWVSFACAEVSNSLEPMLTLRLGADIARRVVATSPDLFEVRRFVNAGVGIGTLPLEAAARDVAEGALWPLPLPGLDALGADVYFLSNPALRYSPAEQAFMEEMSAFEDANADIEAPVGP is encoded by the coding sequence ATGCCGCCATCCCGCCACTGGACGCACGGGCTCGACTGGAACCTGCTGCGCACGTTCCTCGTGATCGCCGAAGAGCGGAGCGTAACGCGCGCCGCCGAGCGCCTGCTGCTCCAGCAGCCGAGCGTCAGCGCCGCTTTGAAGCGGTTGGAAGAGACCTGCGAGTGCCGGCTCTTCGAGCGGGGCTGCCGGCCCATGCGTCTCACGCCGCAGGGCGAGGCGCTCTACCAGCAGTGCCGCGAACTCTATCGCGCCATCCTCACTCTCGATCCCGGCATCGCCCCCTCTTCCAGCAGCCTGACCGGGCTGGTGCGGATCGAGATCGTGACCCATCTGGTGAATAGCGGGCTTGATGCGGTTGTGCGGCGGCTCAACGCCAAGCACCCCGGCATTTCCTACAATGTGGAAGTGTCCAGCAGCTACGGCATCGTGCGGGCCGTCTCGCAGCAGCTCACGCCCTTCGGCATCTGCCTTCTGGCCAAACCCCTTCCCACGCTCTCTTGCCGGTTCCTGTTCCGCGAGCGGTTCGGCGTCTTCTGTGGGCGCGGCCATCGCCTGTTCGGCGTGGAAGCGATCGACTTCGACGCCATCCGCAACGAACCCTGGGTCTCGTTCGCCTGCGCCGAGGTGTCCAACTCGCTGGAGCCGATGCTGACCCTGCGCCTCGGCGCCGATATCGCCCGCCGGGTGGTGGCGACGAGCCCCGACCTGTTCGAGGTCAGGCGCTTCGTCAACGCTGGCGTCGGCATCGGCACTCTGCCGCTGGAAGCGGCGGCGCGGGATGTGGCGGAAGGCGCACTGTGGCCCCTCCCCCTCCCCGGCCTCGATGCGCTGGGCGCCGACGTCTATTTTCTCTCCAATCCGGCGCTCCGCTACAGTCCCGCGGAGCAGGCCTTCATGGAGGAAATGTCGGCGTTCGAGGATGCGAACGCCGACATAGAGGCACCGGTCGGGCCGTGA
- a CDS encoding ABC transporter substrate-binding protein yields MSILKTLRALALAAAALVAAVPAARAEVKEVRISKGYGILYLPLIVMEDQKLLEKQAEKAGLGPLKVTWLMLDGGNVINDAMMAGSLDFAGTGAPGFITLWAKAKGIPNVEVVGISGLSATALWMNTNSPNINSLKDFKAGDKIALPGIKTSLSAVVLQMMAAHEFGRENYAKLDPLTVSLPHPEALAALVGGKTEINAHFTSPPFSYLELKDPKVHRVANSVDVIGPITLDVTFAPKKFVDANPKVTQAFLDALDEADAFIAANKQAAAEIYVRNAKVKTSVEEILEMLNDKDTRFSTTPDGIMQFADFMHAAGSIKVKPKAWSDLFIPQLASRKGS; encoded by the coding sequence ATGAGCATCCTAAAAACCTTGCGGGCGCTCGCGCTCGCCGCGGCCGCTCTCGTCGCCGCCGTCCCCGCAGCGCGGGCCGAGGTGAAGGAAGTCCGCATCTCCAAGGGCTACGGCATCCTCTATCTGCCGCTCATCGTCATGGAAGACCAGAAGCTGTTGGAGAAGCAGGCCGAGAAGGCCGGCCTCGGCCCGCTCAAGGTCACGTGGCTGATGCTCGATGGCGGCAATGTCATCAATGACGCCATGATGGCCGGCTCGCTCGATTTTGCTGGCACCGGCGCGCCCGGCTTCATCACGCTCTGGGCCAAGGCGAAGGGCATCCCGAACGTGGAGGTGGTGGGCATCAGCGGCCTCAGCGCCACCGCGCTGTGGATGAACACCAACAGCCCGAACATCAATTCGCTCAAGGACTTCAAGGCGGGCGACAAGATCGCCCTTCCCGGCATCAAGACCTCGCTCTCGGCCGTGGTGCTGCAGATGATGGCGGCGCACGAATTCGGCCGCGAGAACTATGCCAAGCTCGACCCGCTCACGGTGAGCCTGCCCCACCCCGAGGCGCTCGCGGCCCTCGTCGGCGGCAAGACCGAGATCAATGCCCACTTCACTTCGCCGCCCTTCTCCTATCTGGAGCTGAAGGACCCAAAGGTGCATCGGGTGGCAAATTCCGTCGATGTCATCGGCCCCATCACGCTCGACGTGACGTTTGCGCCGAAGAAGTTCGTGGATGCCAATCCGAAGGTCACGCAGGCCTTCCTCGACGCGCTGGATGAGGCGGATGCCTTCATCGCCGCCAACAAGCAGGCAGCGGCCGAGATCTACGTGCGGAACGCCAAGGTGAAGACCTCCGTGGAGGAGATCCTTGAAATGCTGAACGACAAGGATACGCGCTTCTCCACGACACCGGACGGCATCATGCAGTTCGCCGACTTCATGCACGCTGCCGGCTCCATCAAGGTCAAGCCGAAGGCCTGGAGCGATCTGTTCATTCCCCAGCTTGCCAGCCGCAAGGGCAGCTGA
- a CDS encoding ABC transporter permease, whose amino-acid sequence MSETLLLRPEIIKPDTTAGDVQVEASLSWFERIYGIGAVRKAFILLVLAGLWEAYGRWLGNPLLFPTFTETLTALIDNIANGVIPQRVLVSLQTLLIGYGIGIVLAAILTTLAIGSRLGADLLEALTSMFNPLPAIALLPLALIWFGLGQGSVIFVLVHSVLWAIALNTHSGFRSVSNTMRMVGMNYGLRGLKLVRLILIPAAFPAILTGLKVGWAFAWRTLIAAELVFGVSSGSGGLGWFIFENRNQLETSNVFAGLLTVILIGLIVENVGFATIERKTVRRWGMQH is encoded by the coding sequence ATGAGCGAGACCCTTCTCCTGCGCCCCGAGATCATCAAGCCCGACACCACCGCCGGCGACGTGCAGGTGGAGGCGAGCCTCTCCTGGTTCGAGCGCATCTACGGCATCGGCGCCGTGCGCAAGGCCTTCATCCTGCTGGTGCTGGCGGGGCTCTGGGAAGCCTATGGCCGCTGGCTCGGCAATCCCCTGCTGTTCCCCACCTTCACCGAGACGCTGACCGCCCTCATCGACAACATCGCCAACGGGGTGATCCCCCAGCGCGTGCTGGTGTCGTTGCAGACGCTGCTCATCGGCTACGGCATCGGCATCGTGCTCGCCGCCATCCTGACGACGCTGGCCATCGGCTCCCGCCTCGGTGCCGACCTGCTGGAGGCGCTGACCTCCATGTTCAACCCGCTTCCCGCCATCGCGCTGCTCCCGCTGGCGCTCATCTGGTTTGGACTCGGTCAGGGCAGCGTCATCTTCGTGCTCGTCCATTCCGTGCTGTGGGCCATAGCGCTCAACACGCATTCCGGCTTCCGCTCGGTCTCCAACACCATGCGGATGGTCGGCATGAATTACGGGTTGCGGGGCCTCAAGCTGGTGCGCCTCATCCTGATCCCCGCCGCCTTCCCGGCCATCCTCACCGGCCTCAAGGTGGGTTGGGCCTTCGCCTGGCGCACGCTGATCGCCGCCGAGCTGGTGTTCGGCGTATCCTCCGGCTCCGGCGGCCTCGGCTGGTTCATCTTCGAGAACCGCAACCAGCTCGAGACCTCCAACGTCTTCGCCGGCCTCCTGACGGTGATCCTGATCGGCCTCATCGTGGAGAACGTCGGCTTCGCCACCATCGAGCGCAAGACCGTGCGCCGCTGGGGCATGCAGCACTGA